The following DNA comes from Bacillus spongiae.
ACGACATTACTTGTAATTGTTAATATGGACATCGTAGGTATTGAATCTCTATAGGTTTGATGGGATTTTAATTTATTCATAAAGCGCTTTACAAGATCTACTGCAATGGAATCGACTCGATCATCATTATTTCCATATTGAGGATAAGCTCCTTCTACTTCATAATCCACAGCCACTCCGTTTTCATCACGAATTACTTTTACATTGGCATGTTTAATCGCACTTAAGGAATCCGCGACAACAGACAGCCCTGCAATACCACCTGCCATCGTGCGTATAATATCACGATCATGTAATGCCATTTCAATTCGCTCGTAAGAATATTTATCATGCATGTAGTGAATGATATTTAAGGTGTTCATATACAATTTCGCCAGCCAATTCAACATCTGATCATACTTTTCCATTACTTCTTCGTATTGGAGGTATTCTCCCTCAATCTTTGCAAATTGTGGGGCTACTTGAATTTTAAGCTTTTCATCGACGCCCCCATTTATTGCGTATAATAATGCTTTTGCCAAGTTCGCTCGTGCTCCAAAAAATTGCATTTGTTTCCCTATTCTCATCGCTGAAACACAACAAGCGATTCCGTAATCATCCCCATATTCTGAGATCATTACATCGTCACTCTCATATTGTATTGAACTCGTATTAATCGACATTTTTGCACAATACCTTTTAAACGAATCAGGGAGCTTAGTTGACCATAAAACCGTTAAATTTGGCTCAGGTGCCGGACCTAAATTAGATAATGTGTTTAAAAAACGGAAGGAGTTCTTTGTCACGAGGGAACGACCATCTAGTCCCATTCCTCCTATTGACTCTGTTACCCACGTTGGGTCACCAGAGAATAATTCATTATATTCTGGTGTGCGTGCAAATTTAACTAAACGAAGCTTCATCACGAAGTGGTCCACAAGCTCTTGCGCTTCTTCTTCTGTTAATCGATTTGATACTATGTCTCTTTCAATATAAATATCTAAGAAAGTAGAGACACGACCGAGACTCATTGCCGCACCGTTTTGCTCTTTAATGGCCGCTAAATATCCGAAATACAACCATTGAAACGCTTCTTTCGCCGTAGTAGCAGGTTTAGAAATATCATATCCATATATGTTAGCTAACTTCTTTAGCTCTTGAAGTGCATGAATTTGTTCTGAATGCTCTTCTCGATTTCTAATAACCTCCTCTGTCATCACCTCGTCACCGAGCGTTTTCATATCCTCTCTTTTCATATTAATTAGAAAATCAACGCCGTATAGCGGTACTCTACGGTAATCACCAATAATTCTGCCACGTCCGTATGCATCTGGTAATCCTGTTATAATACCTGCTTTTCTTGCTAACAGCATCTCTTTCGTATAAGCATCAAATACTCCTTGGTTATGCGTTTTTCTAAAGTCAGTAAAAAGCTTCTCTGTTTCGTTATCTAATTCATATCCATAGGATTCCAATGAAGCTTTTGCCATTCGAATACCACCGAATGGCTGAAGAGATCGTTTAAATGGTTTTTCTGTTTGAAAGCCCACTATCGTTTCCAATTCTTTATTTAAGTAGCCTGACCCGTGAGAGGTAATCGTCGATACTTTCTTTGTATCCATATCCCAAACGCCACCACGTTCTCTCTCTTCTTTATCTAATTGGAGTACTTGCTTCCACAACTCTGAGGTTGCTTCCGTTGGCCCTAATAAAAAAGTGTCATCTCCGT
Coding sequences within:
- the pflB gene encoding formate C-acetyltransferase, with protein sequence MYWEGFEKGKWTDDIDVRDFIQRNYSPYDGDDTFLLGPTEATSELWKQVLQLDKEERERGGVWDMDTKKVSTITSHGSGYLNKELETIVGFQTEKPFKRSLQPFGGIRMAKASLESYGYELDNETEKLFTDFRKTHNQGVFDAYTKEMLLARKAGIITGLPDAYGRGRIIGDYRRVPLYGVDFLINMKREDMKTLGDEVMTEEVIRNREEHSEQIHALQELKKLANIYGYDISKPATTAKEAFQWLYFGYLAAIKEQNGAAMSLGRVSTFLDIYIERDIVSNRLTEEEAQELVDHFVMKLRLVKFARTPEYNELFSGDPTWVTESIGGMGLDGRSLVTKNSFRFLNTLSNLGPAPEPNLTVLWSTKLPDSFKRYCAKMSINTSSIQYESDDVMISEYGDDYGIACCVSAMRIGKQMQFFGARANLAKALLYAINGGVDEKLKIQVAPQFAKIEGEYLQYEEVMEKYDQMLNWLAKLYMNTLNIIHYMHDKYSYERIEMALHDRDIIRTMAGGIAGLSVVADSLSAIKHANVKVIRDENGVAVDYEVEGAYPQYGNNDDRVDSIAVDLVKRFMNKLKSHQTYRDSIPTMSILTITSNVVYGKKTGSTPDGREGGQPFAPGANPLHGRDQKGALASLSSVAKLPYDYSRDGISNTFSIVPKALGKDDESQEKNLVALLDGYAIKQGHHLNINVFNRDTLLDAMEHPENYPQLTIRVSGYAVNFIKLTREQQIDVINRTFHEMM